Proteins from a single region of Trichoderma asperellum chromosome 3, complete sequence:
- a CDS encoding uncharacterized protein (TransMembrane:1 (i179-199o)~BUSCO:EOG092D1RUY), with product MSRNTVQPNGWVAIRLPSEVTRVLQVVPNTTISLGKYGSFPSNLLIERPFHLTYEIQDKLEGESFPRLRVVPGKELNADKLADVSATESADADEVIEPANGEELTLVDESGKVVARSTREVIDESARQTLTMAEIDQLKKEGASAGKELIAKLMLSHTAIDQKTAYSLAKYKLLKEKKYMRRFTVLPLDVAMLGHWMLFERDASKVMEMRQEMIGLLGCWADVHFGGLPIDGEQGPHGGRWLAVDDTGGLLVAAMAERMGILHAEPLEAEETAKQVAEEEENPKTQPANDEAEAEAAESLAVSASPKAQRSRPKRPRKDDLDDHYALTNSITLIHANSQPNLSLLRHFDYDYSDPNPPYPYHPLFTNLLPISWLQLLDPESDPTYSEPVPEVESDVLASWKTNRRANYHRKRRRWARTRQIVDATRTGGFSGLAVASTMDPISVLRHALPLLAGGAPVAIYSPTIEPLTQLADCFSIGRRGAWVSNPPAEAEGKTAVELENWPGTTEFPINPALLIGAQVQTSRARRWQVLPGRTHPFMTERGGASGYVFTGWRAIPAEGNITARGKFNRKKPRTG from the exons ATGTCCAGAAACACGGTGCAGCCCAATGGATGGGTTGCAATTAGATTGCCAAGTGAAGTGACGCGAGTCCTTCAGGTTGTTCCCAATAC AACCATATCTCTAGGCAAATACGGCTCTTTCCCGAGTAATCTTCTAATCGAACGACCGTTCCATCTCACCTATGAAATCCAAGATAAGCTCGAGGGCGAAAGCTTTCCTCGACTCCGTGTCGTTCCCGGCAAGGAGCTCAATGCTGATAAGCTCGCCGACGTGAGCGCTACCGAGTCCGCCGACGCAGACGAGGTTATCGAGCCGGCAAATGGAGAGGAGCTCACCCTTGTTGACGAAAGCGGCAAAGTTGTCGCGCGATCCACCCGCGAGGTGATTGACGAATCTGCACGCCAAACCCTCACCATGGCAGAGATTGACCAGCTGAAGAAAGAGGGCGCGTCGGCGGGCAAGGAATTGATCGCCAAGCTCATGCTCTCTCACACAGCGATTGACCAGAAGACGGCTTATTCGCTAGCCAAGTATAAGCTgctcaaggagaaaaaaTATATGCGACGCTTTACTGTCCTGCCTCTTGATGTGGCCATGCTTGGACACTGGATGCTGTTCGAGAGAGACGCGAGCAAGGTTATGGAGATGCGGCAAGAAATGATTGGCTTGCTAGGATGTTGGGCCGATGTTCACTTTGGCGGCTTGCCAATCGACGGGGAACAAGGTCCCCATGGCGGACGATGGCTGGCTGTTGATGACACAGGTGGCCTGCTAGTtgcagccatggccgagAGGATGGGAATACTTCATGCCGAGCCATTAGAAGCAGAGGAGACGGCAAAACAGGTagccgaagaggaagagaaccCAAAGACACAGCCTGCCAACgatgaagcagaggcagaggcagcagagtCATTAGCCGTGTCAGCGTCTCCCAAGGCCCAGCGAAGCAGACCCAAGCGACCCCGAAAAGACGATCTGGATGATCATTATGCTCTCACAAATAGCATTACCCTCATTCACGCCAACTCACAACCCaacctctctctcctccgcCACTTTGACTACGACTACAGCGACCCCAACCCCCCATATCCTTACCACCCGCTCTTCACCAACTTGCTACCCATATCCtggctccagctgctggatCCAGAATCCGACCCTACCTACTCCGAGCCAGTACCAGAAGTAGAGTCCGACGTCCTCGCCTCCTGGAAGACCAACCGCCGCGCAAATTACCACCGTAAGCGACGGCGATGGGCTCGCACTCGCCAAATCGTCGACGCCACCCGAACAGGCGGCTTCTCCGGTCTCGCCGTCGCAAGCACCATGGATCCCATCTCAGTGCTGCGTCACGCGCTCCCTTTGCTCGCAGGCGGCGCCCCCGTCGCCATCTACTCACCGACAATTGAACCCCTGACGCAACTGGCGGACTGCTTCAGCATTGGCCGACGAGGCGCCTGGGTTTCCAATCCTCCGGCCGAGGCGGAGGGTAAGACGGCCGTGGAGCTGGAGAATTGGCCGGGCACCACCGAGTTCCCCATCAACCCGGCGCTGCTGATCGGAGCGCAGGTGCAGACGAGCCGGGCGAGGAGATGGCAAGTGTTGCCCGGCCGGACACATCCGTTCATGACGGAGAGGGGCGGGGCGAGCGGCTACGTGTTTACGGGCTGGAGGGCGATCCCGGCGGAGGGAAATATTACGGCCAGAGGCAAATTTAATaggaagaagccaaggacTGGATAA
- a CDS encoding uncharacterized protein (BUSCO:EOG092D43HN): MPAYNSDFNSDPNPPRLIGNFPLLPLRTKTRGPAYVLPFPSPPLPAWESPEIESESYDILDEVLRLFRANTFFRNFEIKGPADRLLVYGIWFVSDCLTKIKPNATARDAGKEVNNLALDLNFAIPGDPAFPLNQMYEPPRDRQDAEQLKLYMAQVRQELATRLLARVYEEDETKPSKWWLSFTKRKFMGKSL; encoded by the exons ATGCCG GCCTACAACTCCGACTTCAACTCCGACCCCAACCCTCCTCGCCTCATCGGCAACttccccctcctccctctCCGCACAAAGACTCGCGGTCCCGCCTACGTCCTGCCCTTCCCGTCACCGCCGCTGCCCGCCTGGGAGTCTCCCGAGATCGAGAGCGAGAGCTACGACATCCTCGATGAGGTCCTCCGCCTGTTTCGCGCAAACACCTTCTTCCGCAACTTCGAGATCAAGGGCCCGGCTGACCGCCTGCTCGTCTACGGAATCTGGTTTGTGAGCGACTGCCTGACCAAGATCAAGCCCAATGCCACCGCTCGCGATGCCGGCAAGGAGGTCAACAACCTGGCTTTGGACCTCAACTTTGCCATTCCTGGAGACCCAGCATTCCCTCTGAACCAG ATGTACGAGCCTCCTCGGGACAGACAGGACGCAGAGCAGCTCAAGCTGTACATGGCGCAGGTCCGCCAGGAGCTTGCCACCCGATTACTGGCTAGAGTgtacgaggaagacgaaacCAAGCCGAGCAAGTGGTGGTTGAGCTTCACGAAGAGAAAGTTTATGGGCAAGTCGTTGTAG
- a CDS encoding uncharacterized protein (MEROPS:MER0019759~EggNog:ENOG41): MTDRDVLPDNIKPSHYVLSLRDLDFKAWTYKGTVTIQSEIVKPTKEVVLNSLELKVHNAKVLVDHTKSEQKWESSNVSYDEKAQRVTIAFDQEIPVSKKASVVIEFEGIINNEMAGFYRSKYRPAETPAASVPHDDEWHYMLSTQFESCDARRAFPCFDEPNLKATYDLDVEIPVDQVALSNMPVKEIKPSKEGWHVVSFETSPLMSSYLLAWAVGDFEYIEQLTDRRYNGKQIPVRVYTTRGLKEQGRWALQHAPKIIDYFSEIFDIDYPLPKSDLLAVHEFTHGAMENWGLVTYRTTQVLFDEKTSDARFKNSVAYVVAHELAHQWFGNLVTMDWWDELWLNEGFATWVGWHAVDHLHPEWEVWSQFVNEGMQSAFRLDGIRASHSIHVPVRDALDVNQIFDHISYLKGCSAIRMLASHLGVETFLKGVSNYLKAHAYGNAKTKALWDALTEASGKDINEIMYPWISKIGHPVLTVEEQPGQIAIKQSRFLLTGDVKPEDDTTTWWVPLGVAGKKGEAGVADLSLTKREDTILDIDEDFYKLNSNATGFYRVAYPPSRLAKLSTQLNKLGTEDKIFTLGSTADLAFAGNSSSSALLTFIQGFQKETHPLVWSQVLGCISDLKSVFEEDKEIKKGLSNFTVKLIDEKVKEVGWEFPEGEDYLGGILRKELLANAISAGHPEVKAEGIKRFNAWVENPEANPIHPSLRGVVWRAGLADNAARNVEVLKKEWFNTKAIDGKLIALASLATVEDADLIKNNLVPFNFNSSPPQNSVPAADMHVLGGNLAAHPSGRAIQWEFMKNNWDLVVAKLGNPIVVDRFVGLSLKTFTDAAVLDEVEEFFKDKDTHSFDRTLETAKDRIRGRAAYKKRDSAALKQWLSTNGYI, translated from the exons ATGACCGACCGCGACGTTCTCCCCGACAACATCAAGCCTTCTCACTATGTTCTGTCCTTGCGCGACCTCGACTTCAAGGCTTGGACCTACAAGGGCACTGTGAC CATCCAATCCGAAATCGTCAAGCCTACCAAGGAGGTTGTCCTCAACTCCCTCGAGCTCAAGGTGCACAATGCCAAGGTCCTAGTAGACCACACAAAGTCTGAGCAGAAGTGGGAGTCCTCCAACGTCTCCTACGACGAAAAGGCCCAGCGTGTCACCATTGCCTTTGACCAGGAGATCCCCGTTTCCAAGAAGGCCTCCGTCGTCATCGAATTCGAAGGCATCATCAACAATGAGATGGCTGGTTTCTACCGCAGCAAATACAGGCCCGCCGAAACTCCCGCCGCCTCGGTCCCCCACGACGACGAGTGGCACTACATGCTCAGCACCCAATTCGAATCCTGCGATGCCCGCCGAGCTTTCCCTTGCTTCGACGAGCCCAACCTGAAGGCCACCTACGACCTTGATGTCGAGATCCCTGTCGATCAGGTCGCCCTGAGCAACATGCCCGTCAAGGAGATCAAGCCGTCCAAGGAAGGATGGCACGTAGTGTCTTTCGAGACTTCTCCTCTTATGAGCTCCTACCTCCTGGCATGGGCTGTCGGTGACTTTGAGTACATCGAGCAGTTGACCGACCGCCGATACAATGGAAAGCAGATTCCCGTCCGTGTCTACACCACTCGTGGCCTGAAGGAACAGGGCCGTTGGGCTCTCCAGCACGCACCCAAGATTATCGACTACTTTTCTGAAATCTTCGACATTGACTACCCTCTTCCCAAGTCCGATCTGCTTGCCGTCCACGAGTTCACCCACGGTGCCATGGAGAACTGGGGTCTCGTTACCTACCGCACTACCCAGGTCCTTTTCGACGAGAAGACTTCCGATGCCCGGTTCAAGAACTCTGTTGCCTATGTCGTTGCTCACGAACTTGCTCACCAATGGTTTGGCAACCTTGTTACTATGGACTGGTGGGATGAGTTGTGGCTCAACGAAGGTTTCGCTACCTGGGTCGGATGGCACGCCGTCGACCACCTGCACCCTGAATGGGAGGTTTGGTCTCAGTTCGTCAACGAGGGCATGCAAAGTGCCTTCCGCCTTGACGGTATCCGTGCCAGTCACTCCATCCACGTGCCCGTCCGTGACGCTCTCGACGTGAACCAGATCTTTGACCACATCAGCTACCTCAAGGGATGCTCTGCTATCCGCATGCTTGCCAGCCATCTCGGTGTTGAGACGTTCCTCAAGGGTGTCTCCAACTACCTCAAGGCTCACGCCTATGGCAAtgccaagaccaaggcccTTTGGGATGCGCTGACCGAGGCCTCCGGCAAGGACATTAACGAAATCATGTATCCTTGGATTTCCAAGATTGGACACCCGGTCCTGACTGTTGAAGAGCAGCCCGGACAGATTGCCATCAAGCAGTCCCGTTTCCTGCTTACCGGTGATGTCAAGCCCGAAGATGACACCACCACCTGGTGGGTTCCCCTTGGTGTGGCAGGAAAGAAGGGTGAGGCTGGCGTTGCCGATCTGTCCCTGACCAAGAGGGAGGATACCATCCTTGACATTGATGAGGATTTCTATAAGCTCAACAGCAACGCAACTGGCTTCTACCGTGTAGCCTACCCTCCCTCCCGTCTGGCTAAGCTGAGCACTCAGCTCAATAAGCTTGGCACTGAGGACAAGATTTTCACCCTTGGCTCGACTGCGGATCTTGCTTTCGCCGGCAacagctcttcttcagccctCCTGACCTTTATCCAGGGCTTCCAGAAGGAGACTCACCCCCTCGTCTGGAGCCAGGTTCTTGGCTGCATCAGTGACCTCAAATCTGTCTTTGAAGAGGACAAGGAGATTAAGAAGGGTCTCTCCAACTTTACCGTCAAGCTGATTGATGAGAAGGTTAAGGAGGTTGGATGGGAGTTCCCAGAGGGCGAGGACTACCTCGGCGGTATTCTGCGCAAGGAGCTCCTTGCAAACGCTATTTCTGCTGGCCACCCCGA GGTCAAGGCGGAAGGTATCAAGCGATTCAACGCCTGGGTTGAAAACCCCGAGGCCAACCCCATCCACCCGTCTCTCCGAGGCGTCGTCTGGCGCGCTGGTCTTGCCGACAATGCCGCTCGCAACGTCGAAGTCCTCAAGAAGGAGTGGTTCAATACCAAGGCTATCGACGGCAAGCTCATTGCCCTCGCTTCCCTTGCTACTGTGGAAGATGCCGATCTTATCAAGAATAACCTCGTCcccttcaacttcaactcTTCTCCTCCCCAGAACTCCGTCCCTGCTGCCGATATGCACGTGCTTGGTGGCAACCTGGCCGCTCACCCTAGCGGCCGTGCCATCCAGTGGGAGTTTATGAAGAACAACTGGGACCTTGTCGTCGCCAAGCTCGGAAACCCCATTGTTGTCGACCGCTTCGTTGGCCTCAGCTTGAAGACCTTTACTGACGCTGCGGTCCTCGACGAGGTTGAGGAGTTcttcaaggacaaggacacGCACAGCTTTGACCGTACGCTGGAGACGGCCAAGGACAGAATTAGGGGCAGGGCTGCGTACAAGAAGCGTGACTCGGCTGCACTGAAGCAGTGGCTGTCGACTAACGGATACATTTAA
- a CDS encoding uncharacterized protein (SECRETED:SignalP(1-19)~EggNog:ENOG41~CAZy:CE10~MEROPS:MER0033188): MKLTTILPALLGFFSLAVAAPTPETLEARSSVSVKLASGTIVGSSLLGIDTFNGIPFADPPVGNLRLAPPQKLSKNLGTFNTPVLPPACPQMFLSTGSSNILIKLLGSFLNFPFLQPITGQEDCLNISVQRPAGTKAGDKLPVAFWIYGGGFQLGATVTYDGTSLLATAIAQNQPIIYVAVNYRVAGFGFLPGAEILRNGSANLGLLDQRMGLQWVADNIAAFGGDPDKVTIWGESAGAMSVFDQMLLYGGNATYNGKPLFRGAIMNSGTAAPAEPIDSPKAQAVYNNVVNKAGCSGKADTLACLRQAPYSTFLNAVNSVPSIFSYNSLGLSYLPRPDGVVLEDSPEVLFEQGKYYPVPMIVGDQEDEGTLFSVFQTNVTDTPSLVNWLSTYMFSNATKAQLTQLVNTYDTAISSGSPFRTSIFNEFYPGFKRTAALLGDLVFTLTRRMELTTAAKLNPSVPIWSYLSSYDYGTPFLGTFHASDILQVFYGILPNNAMSSTRTYFFNFMYNLDPNVGVTRYAKWPKWTDNQQLMWFQSSNSNSLLADNFRNESYQWIVQNKAVLRV, encoded by the coding sequence ATGAAGTTGACTACTATTCTGCCGGCCCTTTtgggcttcttttctttggctgtGGCAGCCCCAACACCAGAGACTCTCGAGGCTCGGTCTTCAGTCAGCGTAAAACTAGCCTCTGGAACCATCGTCGGCAGCTCCCTCTTAGGCATTGATACCTTTAACGGTATACCCTTTGCTGACCCTCCGGTGGGCAACCTCAGACTTGCTCCTCCTCAAAAGCTATCCAAGAACTTGGGAACGTTTAATACGCCCGTACTTCCTCCTGCGTGCCCTCAAATGTTTCTTTCGACAGGCTCGTCAAACATTCTGATCAAGCTGTTGGGAAGCTTCTTGAACTTTCCTTTCTTGCAGCCCATCACTGGCCAAGAGGACTGTCTGAATATCTCTGTCCAGCGGCCTGCAGGCACCAAGGCCGGTGACAAGCTGCCAGTGGCATTTTGGATATACGGTGGAGGATTTCAGCTTGGTGCCACAGTCACCTATGACGGCACCAGTCTCCTCGCTACTGCCATTGCTCAGAACCAGCCCATTATCTACGTTGCTGTCAATTACCGCGTTGCAGGTTTCGGCTTCCTTCCTGGAGCTGAAATCCTCAGGAATGGTAGCGCAAACTTGGGGCTCTTGGACCAACGCATGGGCCTTCAGTGGGTGGCTGATAATATCGCGGCCTTTGGCGGCGATCCAGACAAGGTCACCATCTGGGGCGAGTCTGCCGGTGCAATGTCTGTTTTTGACCAGATGCTTCTTTACGGCGGCAATGCTACGTACAATGGCAAGCCTCTGTTTCGCGGTGCCATTATGAATTCTGGAACTGCCGCACCAGCTGAGCCTATCGACTCTCCAAAAGCTCAAGCCGTGTATAACAATGTTGTCAACAAGGCCGGCTGCAGCGGAAAGGCGGATACTTTGGCATGCTTGCGTCAAGCTCCTTACAGCACGTTCCTCAATGCGGTTAACTCGGTACCAAGCATCTTCTCCTACAACTCTCTTGGGCTGTCTTATTTGCCACGCCCGGATGGCGTTGTCCTTGAGGATAGTCCCGAGGTTCTCTTCGAGCAAGGCAAATACTATCCAGTCCCTATGATTGTCGGCGATCAGGAGGATGAGGGCACATTGTTCTCTGTGTTCCAGACCAACGTGACCGACACCCCGAGCCTTGTCAACTGGCTATCCACGTACATGTTCTCCAATGCCACAAAAGCTCAACTGACTCAATTGGTGAATACGTACGATACCGCTATTTCCAGCGGTAGTCCTTTCCGGACAAGTATTTTCAACGAATTTTACCCCGGATTCAAGCGAACGGCCGCGCTTCTCGGCGATCTCGTTTTCACGCTCACCAGACGCATGGAACTCACTACTGCCGCAAAACTGAATCCCAGCGTGCCCATTTGGTCTTACCTCTCATCTTACGACTACGGCACCCCCTTCCTCGGGACTTTCCATGCTTCCGATATCTTACAGGTGTTTTACGGAATATTGCCTAACAATGCCATGTCGAGCACCAGAACATATTTTTTCAACTTTATGTACAATCTGGATCCAAACGTTGGGGTGACAAGATACGCCAAGTGGCCCAAGTGGACGGATAACCAGCAGCTTATGTGGTTCCAATCTTCCAACTCGAATAGTCTGCTGGCGGATAACTTCCGGAATGAGAGCTACCAGTGGATTGTTCAAAATAAGGCTGTTTTGAGAGTGTAA
- a CDS encoding uncharacterized protein (TransMembrane:11 (o30-50i71-91o97-118i166-184o196-216i248-272o284-302i314-332o338-361i373-393o399-422i)) yields MGASFLKSRSLKANDKSRTRSAELTLRESIFPLALVTVLFFLWGFSYGLLDTLNKHFQNTLHIDQARSSGLQAAYFGAYPLASLGHAAWILRHYGYRAVFIWGLFLYAVGAAIAIPCIKAKSFGGFCASIFIIGNGLGSLETAANPFITVCGPPKYSELRINISQAFNGIGTVIAPVLGSYVFFNFSDEKALQNVQWVYLAIVVFVLLLATLFFFAKIPEITNADMEFQAQEAHGSSDDKPLWKQYRLFHAALAQFCYTGAQVAIASGFINYAVATRPGTSSSLGSKLFAGAQAAFAIGRFSGSGIMRFVKPRWVFLVFISMCIIFICPATTQGGNTGIAMLYVVLFFESVCFPTIVALGMRGLGRHTKRGSGFIVGGVVGGACVPPLTFVAAERHGNGISMVVPLAFFVIAWSYAFCVNFVPAYRDVVDAFSETDVGTQGHTHDEEIAEKIDHEKPVVTNVQ; encoded by the exons ATGGGCGCCTCATTCTTAAAGAGCCGGTCGCTCAAGGCCAACGACAAGAGCCGTACAAGATCTGCGGAGCTCACTCTCAGAGAATCAATCTTTCCTCTCGCGCTTGTCACCGTCCTGTTTTTCCTCTGGGGATTCAGTTATGGCCTGCTCGACACGCTGAACAAGCATTTCCAGAACACGCTCCATATCGACCAAGCGCGTTCTTCTGGTCTTCAGGCCGCTTACTTTGG CGCATATCCGTTGGCCTCGCTCGGTCATGCCGCCTGGATTCTTCGCCACTATGGTTACAGAGCCGTCTTCATCTGGGGTCTCTTCCTTTACGCTGTAGGCGCTGCTATCGCCATCCCTTGCATCAAGGCGAAATCGTTTGGAGGATTTTGCGCttccattttcatcatcGGCAATGGCCTTGGTTCCCTCGAAACTGCCGCCAATCCCTTCATCACAG TCTGCGGCCCACCAAAGTATTCTGAACTCCGAATCAACATCTCGCAAGCTTTCAACGGAATCGGTACCGTCATTGCCCCCGTTCTTGGCTCGtacgtcttcttcaacttcagCGACGAGAAGGCTCTCCAAAACGTACAATGGGTTTACCTGGCGATTGTCGTCTTTGTCCTTCTCCTGGCAACgctgttcttcttcgccaagatCCCCGAGATCACAAATGCTG ATATGGAATTTCAAGCCCAAGAAGCCCATGGCAGCTCAGACGACAAACCACTCTGGAAGCAATACAGACTCTTCCACGCTGCCCTTGCCCAGTTTTGCTACACTGGTGCTCAAGTTGCAATTGCCAGTGGCTTCATCAACTATGCTGTAGCGACCCGACCAGGCACTTCAAGCAGCCTCGGCTCAAAGCTGTTCGCCGGTGCTCAGGCTGCTTTCGCCATTGGCCGATTCTCCGGAAGTGGTATCATGCGCTTCGTGAAGCCACGATGGGTGTTCCTTGTCTTTATCAGCATGTgtatcatcttcatctgcccGGCTACTACCCAAGGTGGAAACACTGGTATTGCCATGCTCTACGtcgttctcttcttcgaaTCTGTCTGCTTCCCTACCATCGTTGCTCTTGGAATGCGTGGTCTTGGCAGACACACTAAGCGTGGCAGTGGTTTCAttgttggtggtgttgtCGGTGGCGCCTGTGTCCCACCCTTGACCTTTGTAGCAGCAGAGAGACATGGCAATGGCATCAGCATGGTTGTTCCTCTTGCCTTTTTCGTCATTGCTTGGTCATATGCCTTTTGCGTCAACTTTGTGCCTGCGTATCGCGATGTTGTCGATGCCTTCAGCGAGACTGATGTTGGCACCCAGGGCCACACACACGATGAGGAGATTGCAGAGAAGATTGATCACGAGAAGCCTGTAGTCACCAACGTTCAGTAA
- a CDS encoding uncharacterized protein (EggNog:ENOG41), which produces MFRQSAIVAKLRALVDDMTSSPSMPPSSDPKEDDDKVIESPASTPPTTQQPKFDSSPPPRRTLPSRRAARRRRPQKGSLRDILRENSGTSLFVRPIGWTDLHASLLGVRFCELPACDTPRPCNLPGSPPTQGHMRPSPTITKLSDALTEVLLLSSGLPKPTSTAVKTVLMTLWPTAFAKWQPLPDLNIYFGDKIYHDVVRVQALWNFPSHPSALSSQSSVATIPARPVSSSSSPPVHCTANLPMLCYIGKYQLASIRKCIFRVATGPDNNPNIPVQRLQQLRAKLLIPADADKDAHFVGIFLAMAQRHFYTPPIRTSTRESSLGLQKLNSRRPDFQDVKMRILTHDNETSEFLVYTGHVTAQFLDRFFDPSGAYYDEDGTIAGMKVEFTRVPIWPILGLRERLGKALGEDIVGSFDSNQMETWEDDSSGSGSESRFSDSGARGANIKRKRRTPTAFDENLDEESDEDQPAMGDKKRCLSEERNLVGVVV; this is translated from the coding sequence ATGTTTCGTCAAagcgccatcgtcgccaaGTTGCGTGCCCTAGTGGACGATATGACCAGCAGCCCCTCCATGCCGCCATCTTCCGACCccaaagaagatgacgacaaGGTCATAGAGTCGCCTGCATCCACTCCACCAACAACGCAGCAGCCCAAGTTCGATTCATCACCTCCACCGCGGCGAACTCTTCCATCGCGACGTGCAGCTCGAAGGCGCCGCCCGCAAAAGGGCTCCCTTCGCGACATCCTCCGCGAGAACTCCGGGACTTCGCTCTTTGTACGCCCCATCGGTTGGACAGATCTCCATGCCAGCCTGCTAGGTGTGCGCTTCTGTGAACTGCCGGCTTGCGACACTCCACGGCCATGCAACCTGCCAGGCTCTCCGCCGACGCAGGGCCATATGCGCCCATCGCCCACCATTACCAAGCTGAGTGACGCGCTGACAGAGGTCTTGTTGCTCTCTTCGGGGCTTCCAAAACCGACTTCTACTGCCGTCAAGACTGTGCTGATGACGCTGTGGCCTACTGCGTTTGCAAAGTGGCAGCCGTTGCCGGATCTGAACATATATTTCGGTGACAAGATATATCATGATGTGGTGCGTGTTCAAGCATTGTGGAACTTCCCCTCACATCCTTCGGCCCTATCATCGCAAAGCTCAGTTGCAACAATACCAGCACGACCTGTAAGCTCGTCGTCAAGTCCGCCTGTTCACTGCACTGCAAACTTGCCGATGCTGTGTTACATTGGGAAGTACCAGCTTGCATCAATACGAAAGTGCATCTTTCGGGTAGCTACCGGACCAGATAACAACCCAAACATCCCTGTCCAACGGCTGCAGCAACTTCGCGCCAAGCTTCTTATTCCAGCGGATGCTGATAAAGATGCGCACTTCGTCGGtatcttcttggccatggcgCAGAGGCATTTCTATACGCCCCCGATACGAACTTCGACAAGAGAATCATCTTTGGGACTACAAAAGCTTAATTCTCGTCGGCCCGACTTTCAAGATGTCAAGATGAGAATTTTGACGCATGATAATGAGACCAGCGAGTTCTTGGTCTATACGGGCCATGTAACAGCTCAATTTTTGGATCGGTTTTTCGATCCTTCTGGTGCCTATTATGACGAGGACGGCACGATTGCGGGGATGAAGGTTGAGTTTACCCGCGTTCCCATCTGGCCCATCCTGGGGCTGCGAGAACGACTAGGCAAAGCTTTGGGAGAGGATATTGTGGGGTCATTTGATTCAAATCAAATGGAGACGTGGGAGGATGATAGCTCTGGTTCTGGATCCGAGTCGAGATTTTCAGACTCAGGCGCTAGAGGCGCAAACATCAAGCGGAAGCGGAGAACTCCGACAGCGTTTGATGAAAACTTGGATGAAGAATCTGACGAAGACCAGCCCGCCATGGGCGACAAGAAGCGGTGTCTGAGCGAGGAGAGAAATCTTGTCGGCGTTGTGGTTTAA
- a CDS encoding uncharacterized protein (TransMembrane:10 (o6-25i32-53o73-96i108-126o132-156i208-228o240-258i270-291o303-324i331-351o)~EggNog:ENOG41) yields the protein MAQANAIAFNIGAFISTLFLLEFGADKFIAHAAAIASRIGVSQVTIGLVTAGAEWEELAVVVASLAQGRPSLAIGNVVGSAISNILGAFSLGLLCYEGGSAVEFDRSARIYALLTIVLTTLVVPVICFPTRSVWLVCGPLLVAVFGVYFLLVAVAIGRGVLVAPEDSDSDGDDDDEIDAGSVGSATGLLSDGSNPNVRRRRRLSHHGFYLLFGFLAICLASYVLSQAAINIVDQLGMSDVLFSVIILAIATTLPEKFIAVMSGYRGHAGILVANCAGSNIFLLSLCCGIIMTDTGGDLKGENVKMSELAVLWVSTAAFAATVWFGGRVARWIGGLMGVGYVAFIVLEFAVIHRVVD from the exons ATGGCGCAAGCTAATGCGATTGCATTCAACATTGGCGCATTCATCTCAACACTCTTCCTTCTCGAATTCGGAGCCGACAAGTTCATCGCCCatgccgccgccatcgcAAGCCGCATCGGCGTCTCTCAAGTGACGATTGGACTCGTCACCGCGGGCGCAGAATGGGAAGAA CTTGCGGTTGTTGTCGCGTCTCTGGCGCAGGGCCGCCCGTCCCTGGCCATTGGCAACGTCGTTGGCTCGGCCATCTCCAACATCCTGGGCGCCTTCTCGCTCGGCCTGCTGTGCTATGAGGGCGGGAGCGCAGTCGAGTTTGATAGGAGCGCTCGGATCTATGCCCTGTTGACGATTGTGCTGACGACGCTGGTGGTTCCGGTTATTTGCTTCCCGACGAGAAGTGTTTGGCTGGTTTGCGGGCcgctgctggtggctgtGTTTGGCGTTTATTTCTTGCTTGTGGCCGTGGCGATTGGGCGAGGCGTCCTTGTCGCACCGGAGGACTCGGACAGcgacggcgatgatgacgatgagatcGATGCAGGCTCTGTGGGGAGCGCGACTGGTCTGCTCTCTGATGGCTCTAATCCGAACGTGAGACGGCGCCGACGACTCAGCCATCACGGATTCTACCTCTTGTTTGGATTTCTCGCCATATGTCTCGCCAGCTATGTGCTCTCCCAAGCGGCAATCAACATCGTCGACCAGCTCGGCATGTCCGACGTGCTCTTCAgcgtcatcatcctcgccatcgccacgACGCTCCCGGAAAAGTTCATAGCCGTGATGAGCGGCTACCGCGGCCATGCTGGGATCCTCGTCGCCAACTGCGCCGGCAGTAATATTTTCCTCTTGTCACTGTGCTGCGGCATCATCATGACAGACACGGGGGGTGATTTGAAGGGGGAGAATGTGAAAATGTCGGAATTGGCCGTGTTGTGGGTTTCAACGGCTGCGTTTGCGGCGACGGTGTGGTTTGGTGGGAGGGTTGCGCGGTGGATTGGCGGATTGATGGGTGTTGGTTATGTTGCGTTTATTGTATTGGAGTTTGCTGTGATTCATAGAGTCGTGGATTGA